In the genome of bacterium SCSIO 12827, the window TGCCGTTGGCGACGTCGGGGGCCGGCTGCGGGATCGGGTTGGCGCCGAAATAGCTTTTGACGATCTCCTGCAGCACGATGGCGAGGCCGAAGGTCACCAGGATCTGTTCCGCATGGGGGCGCTTATAGAAATATCGGATCAGGCCGCGCTCCATGGTGATCCCGATGATCAGCATGATCGGAATGGCGAGGAGAATGGAAACCGGCACCGAAAAATCGAGGAGCGTCGTGCCGAAGTCGCCGAACCAGACTTCCACATAGGGCTGCCTGATTTCCATCGGCGCGCCCCAGGGCGTCGTTTTCGTCGGGTCGATCGTCACCATCTGAATGTTCAGAACGGCCTTGACCGCCACCGCACAGAAAGCACCCAGCATGAACAAGGCGCCATGCGCGAAATTAACCACGCCGAGCGTGCCGAAGATAATGGTCAAGCCAAGCGCGATCAGGGCATAGGCCCCGCCCTTATCGAGACCGTTTAAAATCTGGAGAAGAATTGCATCCATGAATCGTCACCCCTACGGAAATAGTTGGCCGCCCCCGGGGAATATCCCCCCGGGAGCGACCGTTGAGCCAGTCGGGAGGACTGATTACTTACCGTCGTTGTACGGTCCCAGTTCCCCACCCAGCAGGCTGGCCGGATACTCGACCTGCGCGCGGGGGGTGACTTCCACGACCTCGAGAACGTCGAACTTGGACGTCGGGTTTTCCTTACCCTTCACGACCAGAACGTCCTTGAAGCACTGGTGATCTTCAGCCCGGTATTCCGTCGGGCCGTTGCCCAAACCGTCGAACTTGAAACCTTCCAGAGCCTTGCCGACGCCGGACGGACGGAACGTACCGGCCCGCTGGCAGGCATCCGCATAGAGGATGGCCTGGCAGTAGGTGGTATGCGCCGCCTGCGAGGGCGGGAAGCCGTACTTCTTGCCGAACGATTTGACGAACGCCTGCGAGCCTTCGTCCTGAAGGGACCAATGCCAGTTGGTCGACCCGAAGATGCCTTTGACGTTTTCGCCGGCACCCTGAGCCATCAGACGGCTGTAGAGCGGCACGACGATGGCGAAGTCCTTGCCGTTGACCTGCTTGTCGCGCAGACCGAACTGCACCGCCTGGGTCAGCGAGTTGACCATGTCGCGGCCATAGTGGTTAAGCACCAGAACGTCGGCGCCCGAGTTGAGCACCGGCGTGATGTACTGCGAGAAGTCACCGGCGCCAAGCGGCGTGCGGACGGCGGCGGCCGTCTTCCAGCCGAGTTCTTCCGTGTACTTCTTGATCGAGCCTTCCTGCGACCAGCCCCAAGTGTAATCGGCGGTCAGGTGATAGGCGACACGATCGGAGCCGAAGTTCTTCTTCAGCACCGGAGCCAGGGCGGCGCCGGTCATTTCCGTATTAAAGAAGTGGCGAAAACCGTTGGCGCGCTTGTCCTTACCGGTGGTGTCGTTGGAGTGGGTCAGGCCGGCCATGAAGATGACACCGGCGTCCTGGCACAGGCCCTGGACGGCGATCGCGACACCGGAGGACGAGCCGCCGGTGATCATGATGGCGCCGTCTTTTTCGATCATGCGCTTGGCGCTGGCGCGGGCCGCGTCGGACTTGGTCTGCGTGTCGCCGGTGACATACACGACCTTCTTGCCGTTGACGCCGTTACCTTTAAGCGCCTTGGACGAGAAGGTGTTCAGCATGCCGCCGTCGCCTTCACCGTTGATGTGTTCGACGGCCAGTTGATAGGCGCGCAGTTCGTCCGCGCCCTCATCGGCGTAGGCACCGGTCTGCGGCACGTTGAAGCCGAACGTGACGGTCTTGCCCTTGGGTTCATTCAGATACCCGGCAGCAAATGCCTTTGAAGAGAAAATGGTCGGGGCCGCCAGAACGGCACCGGCCGCGGCGGTGCTTTGCAGCAGCCCGCGACGCGTAATCTTGAACTCACTCATGTTTGGAGTCTCCCAATTTGAATTGTTGTCGACGGGCCAGATCGATATCTGCGGCTATTTGCGAAGCCTTAACCCACGATGAATTGATCCATCCCGTACGAACATGACGGGAGGCTTGTAAATGAATCAATATTTAATTGATTTATATAGATAATTTGGTAAATAATTTCATATTAGAATATTTAATTTGTAAATCATTGACACGGAGCGCCCTCCGGCGCGTGACAGATACGAGGCGGTCGAATGGTCAACGCAATCCTGGGCACGCGAATTCAGCAATACCGCCGGGAAGTCGGCATCACTCAGGCCGCACTTGCCCGCGAAGTCGGCATTTCCCCCAGCTACCTGAACCTGATCGAATGGAACAAGCGGCCCATCGCCGGCGCCCTACTGCGCAAAATCGCCAGCGCCCTCAACCTGTCCCCCGACGATTTGGGAAGCATGGCTGAAGAGCGATTGAACGCCACCCTTTCAGAGATCGCCCATTTGCCAAGCCTGAAGGACGCGAATGTCGAGAGAGAGCGCACCAGTGAATTCATCGGAAGATTCCCGGGCTGGGCCCGGGCCATGGCAGCCTTGGCCCAGTCCGAGCACGAGGCGACGGTTCGCGCGCAAGTCCTGTCTGATCGGCTGTCGAATGACCCTTACCTCGGCGCGGAGATCCACAAGATGCTGAACCGCATGACGGCCATTCGCTCGGTCGCCGATATTCTCGTCGACTATTCCGACCTGCCCCCGGAACGCCGCGACAGGTTCATAGAGATCATCCATGAAGAAATTCGTGTGCTTTCAGACAACGGCGAAACGCTGGCCACATACTTAGACAAATCGGTACACGCGGAAAAATTTCTCACCCCGGCTGACGAGGTTGAGGCCCTGTTTGACGAACATGGGGGGCGTTTCGAGGTCATCGAAACCATTGCCGGCGAGATATCACATATGCTGACCGACTTGCGCCCCCTGCCCCGAAGGGTCAAGGCACGGGCATTGGTGGACGAACATTTGGAAGGCCCCATTCAACGGATCATCGCCGACAGCAGCCAAATTGAAACAACCGCAGCCGCCGACCGCGCCCGCCAGTTACTTACCGATTACGCGGTCGGCGCAATCCTGATGCCGATGGCCGCGTTCACACAAGAAGCCAAAGATCTCCGCTATGACATCGAAGCGTTGGCGGAGGCCTACTCGACCGAGGTCGATACCATTTGTCACCGGTTGATCTCGATCCCCAGAGGCGATGGCTTTCCCCGCTTCGGATACCTGCAGGCCAACGCATCGGGAATGATTATCGAAAAACTCGGGTTTGAGAAACTGATCATCCCCCGGTACGCCGCCGCCTGCCCGTTGTGGGTATTGTTCCGGGCCCAGCAATCTCCGGAGGCGGTAATCAGACAGCGCGCCCTTTTCCCTTCCGGCGACCGCTTTGTTTTTATCGCCCGAGCGCGAAACACCGGAATGACCGGTTTCGGCCGACCGCGGCATTACGTAACCGACATGCTGGTCACAACCGAAGTTGATGCCGGAATGACGATCTATGCACCGGACACGGCATCCGTTGTCGAAGAAGTTGGGCCAGGCTGCCGATTGTGTTCGCGGCAATCCTGCCCACATCGGGTCGATGCCCCCCTGACTCAGTAACATGTGAATTTCCGCATGGGCATTGCAGACCCGTGTCATCTGGGGTCTAATCCGTCATCGGGAGACATAACAACAATAGAAATCTGGGAGATTTCGTCGAAACATGGCGAAACGTGTGCTGCTTGCCGAAGACGAGCCGAACATCGTCGAATCACTGACTTTCATCTTGGAACGGTCCGGGTTCGAAGTGGCGACCACAACCAATGGGCGCCAGGCCCTTGAAGTCGCGCAATCGGACACGCCGGATATTCTTATTCTCGATGTCATGCTGCCGGAACTGGACGGTTACGAGGTTCTGCGGCGGTTGCGGGCCGACGCCCGGACCAAAACCCTTCCCGTGCTGATGGTGACGGCGAAGGGACAGCGCGAAGACCGGGAAACGGCGATGAAATGCGGGGCCGACATGTTCATCACCAAACCGTTCGTCAATTCCGAACTGATCGCCGCTGTCGAAAAACTCGCGGTCTGCAGGCCCGATTAGGGACTCGCTGGAGACCGCGTCTTGCCTGATCAAAAGATAACGCAACTGTCGGGACGCCGGGCGCGTGATCGGTCAATGGCGATCCTGCTGGTCGGCATTGCCATGGTCATGCCGCCATTCGCACAAGTCGTCCTGGTCGACGCCAGTTTGTTCGGCCTGCCCATTCCGCTGCTGTACATCTTTACGGTTTGGGCAGCGCTGATATTCGGCGCCGCGGTCATGGCGGGCCCGCTCAGCGCTGCCGGCACACCGGCAGCATCACAGCCCCAAGGCGACGGTGAACCGGCCCCCCCAACAAATACCGATCCTGCGAACTGATGATTTCCGTCAATGTCCTGTTGACCGTCTGTCTCGGCTATGTGGTTCTGTTATTTGCCGTCGCCTTCTTCGTTGACCGGCGGGCCCAGCGAAGCCGCACAAGCTGGCTACATTCGCCCATCGTCTACACCCTTTCGATCTCCGTCTATTGCACGTCCTGGACGTTTTACGGCGCCGTGGGCTCGGCCGCCCGAAACGGGCTCGAATTCGTCACCATCTACCTGGGGCCTACATTGGTTTTTATCGGGTGGTGGTGGATATTGCGCAAACTGGTCCGGATCGGGCGCGCCCACCGGATCACCTCCATCGCCGACTTGATCTCATCGCGCTACGGCAAAAGCTCCAGTCTTGCCGTGCTCGTGACCCTGATCGCAGTGATCGCGACCACGCCATATATCGCGCTTCAACTTCAATCCGTGGTCCGAAGCTATCAGATCATTTCCAGCGATGCCGATGCCATCACCACCGCGTTCTGGGTGGCCGCCGGCATGGCGCTTTTCACGATCTTGTTCGGAACGCGAAACCTTGATGCCAATGAACGCCATCACGGGGTGGTCGCCGCCATCGCCCTTGAGGCCATCATCAAATTGCTCGCGCTGATCGCCGTCGGGTTCTTTGTCACCTACGGCATTTCCGGTGGCTTTACCGATGTCTTTGAAAACGTGCATCCCGATGTCATCCGCGGGTCCAGCGACATCTTCGGCCCAAGATGGATCACGCTGACGTTCCTGTCGGCTACGGCGATCATCTGCCTGCCGCGGCAGTTCCAGGTAACGGTGGTCGAAAACGTGGAAGAAAGTCATTTGACGACCGCGTCCTGGCTATTCCCGCTTTATCTGTTCGGCATGACCATCTTTATCATGCCCATCGCGCTGGTCGGCCTGCAGGTCATGCCCACGACGTCAAACCCGGATCTTTATGTCCTGACGATACCGCTTGCCTATGACAGGCACGAACTGGCGCTGTTTGCTTTCTTGGGCGGGTTTTCTTCGGCGACCTCCATGGTGATCGTTGCCGCGATTGCGGTATCGACCATGGTATCCAACCATATCGTGATGCCGGTGGCATTGCGCCTGTTGCACGGAACGCGCGCCGTCAGCGGCGATGTCCGAAATCTTCTTCTGGTATCCAGGCGGATCAGCATTGCCTTTATCCTCGGCCTTGGCTTTCTGTATTTCCAAGCCAGCGGCGGATCCGATGCCTTGGCCGCAATCGGCTTGATCGCCTTCGTCGGCGTCGCCCAATTTCTGCCCAGCCTGCTTGGCGGAATTTTCTGGCGCGGCGCAACCGGGACAGGCGCCTTTGCCGGGCTGATCGTGGGCTTCATCTTTTGGGCCTATACATTGTTCCTTCCCAGCTTCGGAGGCGACTTCGTGCTCAGCGCGGCAACGCTGGCCAACGGCCCATGGGGCATCGACATGCTACGACCCCAGGCGCTTTTTGGATTCAAGGGAATGGATTCCCTGGTTCACGCCGTCATCTGGAGCGTCGGGACCAACGCCCTGACCTTCCTCATCGTGTCGAACCTGAGCAATGCGGGCACGCTTGAGCGGTTTCAGGCAGCGATGTTCGTTGACGTCTTCCGCTCGTCTGGTGGCGTTCCTTCGAACGTCGCGACCAGCACCGCCGATTCGGAAGATTTGTTCATCTTGGCTCAGCGCATCCTTGGCACCGACGCCGCCCGCCGTCTTTTCGATGAAATGGCGATCGAGCAAGGCACCACCGGATTGCCCCAAGCCAGCGACGCCGTCATCGCCAGACTTGAACGGGAATTGGCCGGCTCCATCGGCGCGGCGTCGGCCCACGCCATGGTGTCACGCATCGCCGGGCATGAGACCGTCGGCATGACCGATCTGATCGACATCGCTGACGAGGCGCTGCAGCTCGTCGAAACATCCCGACAATTGTCCGAGAAATCCGCCCAGCTGGAACG includes:
- a CDS encoding substrate-binding protein, producing MSEFKITRRGLLQSTAAAGAVLAAPTIFSSKAFAAGYLNEPKGKTVTFGFNVPQTGAYADEGADELRAYQLAVEHINGEGDGGMLNTFSSKALKGNGVNGKKVVYVTGDTQTKSDAARASAKRMIEKDGAIMITGGSSSGVAIAVQGLCQDAGVIFMAGLTHSNDTTGKDKRANGFRHFFNTEMTGAALAPVLKKNFGSDRVAYHLTADYTWGWSQEGSIKKYTEELGWKTAAAVRTPLGAGDFSQYITPVLNSGADVLVLNHYGRDMVNSLTQAVQFGLRDKQVNGKDFAIVVPLYSRLMAQGAGENVKGIFGSTNWHWSLQDEGSQAFVKSFGKKYGFPPSQAAHTTYCQAILYADACQRAGTFRPSGVGKALEGFKFDGLGNGPTEYRAEDHQCFKDVLVVKGKENPTSKFDVLEVVEVTPRAQVEYPASLLGGELGPYNDGK
- a CDS encoding response regulator, which codes for MAKRVLLAEDEPNIVESLTFILERSGFEVATTTNGRQALEVAQSDTPDILILDVMLPELDGYEVLRRLRADARTKTLPVLMVTAKGQREDRETAMKCGADMFITKPFVNSELIAAVEKLAVCRPD
- a CDS encoding sodium:solute symporter codes for the protein MISVNVLLTVCLGYVVLLFAVAFFVDRRAQRSRTSWLHSPIVYTLSISVYCTSWTFYGAVGSAARNGLEFVTIYLGPTLVFIGWWWILRKLVRIGRAHRITSIADLISSRYGKSSSLAVLVTLIAVIATTPYIALQLQSVVRSYQIISSDADAITTAFWVAAGMALFTILFGTRNLDANERHHGVVAAIALEAIIKLLALIAVGFFVTYGISGGFTDVFENVHPDVIRGSSDIFGPRWITLTFLSATAIICLPRQFQVTVVENVEESHLTTASWLFPLYLFGMTIFIMPIALVGLQVMPTTSNPDLYVLTIPLAYDRHELALFAFLGGFSSATSMVIVAAIAVSTMVSNHIVMPVALRLLHGTRAVSGDVRNLLLVSRRISIAFILGLGFLYFQASGGSDALAAIGLIAFVGVAQFLPSLLGGIFWRGATGTGAFAGLIVGFIFWAYTLFLPSFGGDFVLSAATLANGPWGIDMLRPQALFGFKGMDSLVHAVIWSVGTNALTFLIVSNLSNAGTLERFQAAMFVDVFRSSGGVPSNVATSTADSEDLFILAQRILGTDAARRLFDEMAIEQGTTGLPQASDAVIARLERELAGSIGAASAHAMVSRIAGHETVGMTDLIDIADEALQLVETSRQLSEKSAQLERTAHQLREVNERLRVLDAQKDEFLSQISHELRTPMTSIQSFSETLAADDPISLADQRRFVSIIHDESRRLTRLLDELLDISRFESGTVKLQIGLIEIKTAITAALDAMSGVTRNANVLVNIEYEQDTLWVKANEDRLHQVLLNILSNAVKYNDSDQPEVRINAYKKGEYVLIDVMDNGGGVSQEDAATIFEKFSRGSKSARGKGAGLGLPISRSIMRAMGGDLTAEFSEAGTSYFRLRLPNSAPPA
- a CDS encoding DUF2083 domain-containing protein — its product is MVNAILGTRIQQYRREVGITQAALAREVGISPSYLNLIEWNKRPIAGALLRKIASALNLSPDDLGSMAEERLNATLSEIAHLPSLKDANVERERTSEFIGRFPGWARAMAALAQSEHEATVRAQVLSDRLSNDPYLGAEIHKMLNRMTAIRSVADILVDYSDLPPERRDRFIEIIHEEIRVLSDNGETLATYLDKSVHAEKFLTPADEVEALFDEHGGRFEVIETIAGEISHMLTDLRPLPRRVKARALVDEHLEGPIQRIIADSSQIETTAAADRARQLLTDYAVGAILMPMAAFTQEAKDLRYDIEALAEAYSTEVDTICHRLISIPRGDGFPRFGYLQANASGMIIEKLGFEKLIIPRYAAACPLWVLFRAQQSPEAVIRQRALFPSGDRFVFIARARNTGMTGFGRPRHYVTDMLVTTEVDAGMTIYAPDTASVVEEVGPGCRLCSRQSCPHRVDAPLTQ